From a single Arachis hypogaea cultivar Tifrunner chromosome 3, arahy.Tifrunner.gnm2.J5K5, whole genome shotgun sequence genomic region:
- the LOC112734076 gene encoding probable hexosyltransferase MUCI70 isoform X2: MALYRNNGELLTERRGIIDAVVNSLGKSDHGSRILRRGRRLGRITKHRLSRWLLLLTALFSVYFTVCGLKMFIHAKMESRFPATHRIREGINLHSKHEELNLHSIHKELNLQETVSLSEFGKPPPKSKRRKHFPCEVEFLKSVDGLAEPKNYMNFTWFSLDYVKQEGKTSDSGLFEPRFGGHQTLEEREKSFYAKNQMVHCGFVKGSPGYSSTGFDLDEKDNAYMSKCKIAVSSCIFGSSDFLRRPTSRLISQYSKNNVCFVMFLDEQTLSKLSSEGNSPDERGHIGLWKVVVVKNLPYEDMRRTGKVPKFLAHRLFPNSRYSIWLDSKMRLNADPMLIIEYFLWRRNAEFAISNHYDRHCVWDEVLQNKRLNKYNHTAIDEQFNFYQSDGLTKFDPSNPNNPLPSYVPEGSLIIRAHTPMSNLFSCLWFNEVDRFTSRDQLSFAYTYLKLRRMNPERPFQLHMFKDCERRALVKLFRHRTIPSPP, translated from the exons ATGGCTCTTTATAGAAACAATGGTGAGTTGCTCACCGAGAGAAGGGGCATCATTGATGCGGTTGTCAATTCTCTTGGTAAAAGTGACCATGGCTCACGAATCTTGCGTCGTGGTAGAAGGCTTGGTCGGATTACCAAACACAGACTTTCGCGTTGGCTTCTCCTTCTTACTGCACTCTTTTCAGTTTATTTCACAGTTTGTGGCCTGAAAATGTTTATTCACG CTAAAATGGAATCTAGGTTCCCAGCGACTCACAGGATACGGGAAGGGATCAACCTACACAGTAAACATGAAGAGCTTAACCTACACAGTATACACAAAGAGCTCAACCTTCAAGAAACTGTTTCATTATCTGAATTTGGAAAACCACCACCTAAAAGCAAGCGCAGGAAGC ATTTTCCTTGCGAAGTTGAATTTCTGAAGTCAGTAGATGGCCTTGCTGAACCCAAGAATTACATGAATTTCACTTGGTTTTCTCTAGATTATGTTAAACAAGAAGGAAAAACATCCGATAGTGGTTTGTTTGAACCTCGATTTGGAGGACATCAGACtcttgaggagagagaaaagtcATTTTATGCCAAAAACCAAATGGTTCATTGTGGTTTTGTCAAGGGATCACCAGGGTATTCAAGCACTGGATTTGATTTAGATGAAAAAGATAATGCATACATGTCAAAGTGTAAGATTGCagtttcttcttgcatttttggaAGCTCCGATTTTCTTCGGAGGCCTACAAGTAGACTG ATTAGTCAATATTCAAAGAACAATGTTTGTTTTGTGATGTTCTTGGATGAACAAACACTATCCAAACTTTCATCAGAAGGGAACAGTCCCGATGAAAGAGGGCATATTGGCCTATGGAAAGTAGTAGTTGTGAAAAACTTGCCATATGAAGACATGCGGAGGACTGGCAAGGTGCCAAAATTTTTAGCACACCGCCTCTTCCCAAATTCTAG GTATTCAATTTGGCTTGACAGCAAGATGAGACTCAATGCTGATCCTATGTTGATCATTGAATATTTTTTGTGGCGAAGGAATGCTGAATTTGCCATTTCAAATCATTATGATCGCCACTGTGTCTGGGATGAGGTACTCCAAAACAAACGCTTAAACAAGTACAACCACACGGCAATTGACGAACAGTTTAACTTTTACCAATCTGATGGCCTAACCAAGTTTGATCCTTCAAACCCAAATAATCCTCTTCCAAGTT ATGTTCCTGAGGGTTCCTTGATAATAAGGGCACATACACCAATGTCAAATTTATTTTCATGCCTTTGGTTCAATGAAGTTGATCGATTTACTTCTCGAGATCAACTAAGCTTTGCTTATACTTATTTGAAATTGAGGAGAATGAATCCAGAGAGACCATTTCAGTTGCATATGTTCAAG GATTGTGAGCGCAGAGCATTAGTTAAACTATTCCGGCATAGGACAATTCCTTCTCCACCATAG
- the LOC112734076 gene encoding probable hexosyltransferase MUCI70 isoform X1, producing MALYRNNGELLTERRGIIDAVVNSLGKSDHGSRILRRGRRLGRITKHRLSRWLLLLTALFSVYFTVCGLKMFIHDGSITAKMESRFPATHRIREGINLHSKHEELNLHSIHKELNLQETVSLSEFGKPPPKSKRRKHFPCEVEFLKSVDGLAEPKNYMNFTWFSLDYVKQEGKTSDSGLFEPRFGGHQTLEEREKSFYAKNQMVHCGFVKGSPGYSSTGFDLDEKDNAYMSKCKIAVSSCIFGSSDFLRRPTSRLISQYSKNNVCFVMFLDEQTLSKLSSEGNSPDERGHIGLWKVVVVKNLPYEDMRRTGKVPKFLAHRLFPNSRYSIWLDSKMRLNADPMLIIEYFLWRRNAEFAISNHYDRHCVWDEVLQNKRLNKYNHTAIDEQFNFYQSDGLTKFDPSNPNNPLPSYVPEGSLIIRAHTPMSNLFSCLWFNEVDRFTSRDQLSFAYTYLKLRRMNPERPFQLHMFKDCERRALVKLFRHRTIPSPP from the exons ATGGCTCTTTATAGAAACAATGGTGAGTTGCTCACCGAGAGAAGGGGCATCATTGATGCGGTTGTCAATTCTCTTGGTAAAAGTGACCATGGCTCACGAATCTTGCGTCGTGGTAGAAGGCTTGGTCGGATTACCAAACACAGACTTTCGCGTTGGCTTCTCCTTCTTACTGCACTCTTTTCAGTTTATTTCACAGTTTGTGGCCTGAAAATGTTTATTCACG ATGGTTCTATTACAGCTAAAATGGAATCTAGGTTCCCAGCGACTCACAGGATACGGGAAGGGATCAACCTACACAGTAAACATGAAGAGCTTAACCTACACAGTATACACAAAGAGCTCAACCTTCAAGAAACTGTTTCATTATCTGAATTTGGAAAACCACCACCTAAAAGCAAGCGCAGGAAGC ATTTTCCTTGCGAAGTTGAATTTCTGAAGTCAGTAGATGGCCTTGCTGAACCCAAGAATTACATGAATTTCACTTGGTTTTCTCTAGATTATGTTAAACAAGAAGGAAAAACATCCGATAGTGGTTTGTTTGAACCTCGATTTGGAGGACATCAGACtcttgaggagagagaaaagtcATTTTATGCCAAAAACCAAATGGTTCATTGTGGTTTTGTCAAGGGATCACCAGGGTATTCAAGCACTGGATTTGATTTAGATGAAAAAGATAATGCATACATGTCAAAGTGTAAGATTGCagtttcttcttgcatttttggaAGCTCCGATTTTCTTCGGAGGCCTACAAGTAGACTG ATTAGTCAATATTCAAAGAACAATGTTTGTTTTGTGATGTTCTTGGATGAACAAACACTATCCAAACTTTCATCAGAAGGGAACAGTCCCGATGAAAGAGGGCATATTGGCCTATGGAAAGTAGTAGTTGTGAAAAACTTGCCATATGAAGACATGCGGAGGACTGGCAAGGTGCCAAAATTTTTAGCACACCGCCTCTTCCCAAATTCTAG GTATTCAATTTGGCTTGACAGCAAGATGAGACTCAATGCTGATCCTATGTTGATCATTGAATATTTTTTGTGGCGAAGGAATGCTGAATTTGCCATTTCAAATCATTATGATCGCCACTGTGTCTGGGATGAGGTACTCCAAAACAAACGCTTAAACAAGTACAACCACACGGCAATTGACGAACAGTTTAACTTTTACCAATCTGATGGCCTAACCAAGTTTGATCCTTCAAACCCAAATAATCCTCTTCCAAGTT ATGTTCCTGAGGGTTCCTTGATAATAAGGGCACATACACCAATGTCAAATTTATTTTCATGCCTTTGGTTCAATGAAGTTGATCGATTTACTTCTCGAGATCAACTAAGCTTTGCTTATACTTATTTGAAATTGAGGAGAATGAATCCAGAGAGACCATTTCAGTTGCATATGTTCAAG GATTGTGAGCGCAGAGCATTAGTTAAACTATTCCGGCATAGGACAATTCCTTCTCCACCATAG
- the LOC112734075 gene encoding cullin-3A, which produces MSNQRKRNFQIEAFKHRVVIDPKYADKTWKILEHAIHEIYNHNASGLSFEELYRNAYNMVLHKFGEKLYSGLVATMTGHLKEIAKSVEAAQGGSFLEELNRKWNDHNKALQMIRDILMYMDRTYIPSTQKTPVHELGLNLWREIVIYSNQIRNRLLNTLLELVHSERTGDVIDRGIMRNITKMLVDLGPSVYVHEFELHFLHVSAEFYRVESQKFIECCDCGDYLKKAERRLNEEIDRVSHYLDPRTEKKITNVVEKEMIENHMLRLIHMENSGLVHMFSDDKYDDLGRMYNLFRRVPDGLSKIREVMTEHIKETGKQLVNDPERLKDPVEFVQRLLDEKDKYDKIINFAFNNDKSFQNALNSSFEYFINLNPRSPEFISLFVDDKLRKGLKGVSEDDVEVTLDKVMMLFRYLQEKDVFEKYYKQHLAKRLLSGKTVSDDAERSLIVKLKTECGYQFTSKLEGMFTDMKTSQDTMQGFYASHPELVDGPTLTVQVLTTGSWPTQSSVTCNLPAEMSALCEKFRSYYLGTHTGRRLSWQTNMGTADLKATFGKGQKHELNVSTYQMCVLMLFNNADRLSYKEIEQATEIPASDLKRCLQSLALVKGRNVLRKEPMSKDVGEDDAFFVNDKFSSKLYKVKIGTVVAQKESEPEKQETRQRVEEDRKPQIEAAIVRIMKSRKQLDHNNLIAEVTKQLQSRFLANPTEVKKRIESLIERDFLERDENDRKLYRYLA; this is translated from the exons ATGAGTAACCAGAGGAAGAGAAATTTTCAGATAGAAGCTTTCAAGCATAGGGTTGTCATAGATCCGAAATATGCCGACAAGACATGGAAGATTCTCGAACATGCTATTCATGAGATTTACAATCACAACGCCAGTGGTCTCAGCTTTGAAGAGCTTTACAG AAATGCATACAATATGGTGCTTCACAAATTCGGTGAGAAGCTGTATTCAGGACTGGTTGCTACTATGACTGGACATCTAAAAGAAATAGCCAAATCTGTTGAAGCTGCTCAAGGAGGTTCCTTTCTGGAAGAACTGAACAGAAAATGGAATGATCATAATAAGGCATTGCAAATGATTAGAGACATACTTATGTACATGGACAGGACTTATATACCAAGCACCCAGAAGACCCCTGTTCATGAACTCGGCTTGAACCTTTGGAGAGAAATCGTTATTTATTCCAATCAGATCAGGAATCGGTTACTGAACACACTTCTGGAATTAGTACATAGTGAACGTACTGGGGATGTTATTGATAGAGGGATAATGAGAAATATAACAAAGATGCTTGTAGATTTGGGTCCTTCTGTTTATGTGCATGAATTTGAACTGCATTTTCTTCATGTTTCAGCTGAGTTCTACCGGGTAGAATCCCAGAAATTCATTGAGTGTTGCGATTGTGGTGATTATTTGAAGAAAGCCGAGAGGCGTCTGAACGAAGAAATTGATAGAGTGAGCCATTACTTGGATCCCAGGACTGAAAAGAAGATCACTAATGTGGTGGAGAAGGAGATGATTGAAAATCACATGCTTAGATTAATCCATATGGAGAATTCTGGATTGGTACACATGTTTTCTGATGATAAATATGATGATTTGGGTAGAATGTATAATTTGTTCCGTCGTGTTCCCGATGGTCTCTCAAAAATTCGAGAAGTCATGACTGAACACATCAAAGAAACCGGCAAGCAGCTTGTTAATGATCCTGAAAGGTTGAAGGATCCTGTAGAATTCGTGCAGAGGCTCTTAGATGAGAAGGACAAATATGACAAGATTATCAACTTTGCATTTAACAATGACAAATCTTTCCAGAATGCTTTGAATTCCTCCTTTGAATATTTCATTAACTTGAACCCTCGATCTCCAGAGTTTATTTCGCTGTTTGTTGATGATAAACTTCGTAAAGGTCTGAAAGGGGTTAGTGAGGATGATGTAGAGGTTACCCTTGACAAGGTGATGATGCTATTCCGTTACTTGCAAGAAAAGGATGTTTTTGAGAAGTATTACAAACAGCATCTGGCAAAGCGACTTCTGTCAGGAAAAACTGTTTCGGATGATGCAGAGAGAAGTCTCATAGTTAAGCTCAAGACGGAATGTGGTTACCAGTTTACATCCAAATTAGAGGGCATGTTTACAGACATGAAAACCTCCCAGGACACTATGCAGGGCTTCTATGCCAGCCACCCCGAACTTGTTGATGGTCCTACACTTACTGTACAGGTCCTGACAACTGGGTCGTGGCCAACTCAGTCCAGTGTTACATGCAACCTGCCAGCCGAAATGTCTGCCCTTTGTGAGAAGTTTCGATCATATTACCTCGGAACCCACACCGGCCGGAGATTGTCCTGGCAAACTAATATGGGCACTGCAGACTTAAAAGCAACCTTTGGGAAAGGTCAGAAGCACGAGCTAAACGTATCCACTTACCAAATGTGTGTTCTTATGCTTTTTAATAATGCGGACAGACTTAGCTACAAGGAGATTGAGCAAGCGACTGAGATTCCTGCTTCAGATCTTAAGAGATGCCTGCAATCATTGGCTTTAGTTAAAGGAAGAAATGTCCTTAGGAAAGAGCCTATGAGTAAAGATGTTGGGGAGGATGATGCATTCTTTGTTAATGACAAGTTCAGTAGCAAACTATACAAGGTGAAAATAGGAACTGTAGTTGCACAAAAGGAATCGGAGCCCGAGAAACAGGAAACTCGACAGAGAGTGGAGGAGGACCGGAAGCCCCAGATCGAAGCAGCCATAGTGAGGATCATGAAATCTAGGAAGCAACTTGATCATAATAACCTTATAGCCGAGGTCACAAAGCAGTTGCAATCCCGATTTCTTGCGAACCCAACCGAGGTAAAGAAACGGATAGAGTCCCTGATTGAACGGGACTTTTTGGAGAGGGATGAAAATGACAGAAAACTGTATCGGTATCTTGCCTAG
- the LOC112734078 gene encoding acidic endochitinase-like — protein MALNLPISLTFFSLLLLALANGSNAGRISVYWGQNANEGTLAEACAAGNYEFVIIAFLPTFGNGQTPMINLAGHCDPYSNGCTGLSSDIKSCQAKGIKVLLSLGGGAGSYSIASVQDAHNVATYLWNNFLGGTSSSRPLGPAVLDGIDFDIEGGSNQHWDDLARFLKGYDKVLITAAPQCPFPDAWIGNALKSGLFDYVWVQFYNNPPCQYTAGGIGNLVAAWKQWTSSIPANKIFLGLPAAPTAAGSGFIPATTLTSSVLPAIKGSAKYGGVMLWSRYYDVQSGYSSSIKNHV, from the coding sequence ATGGCATTGAACTTGCCAATCTCACTCACATTCTTCTCTTTATTGCTCTTAGCACTTGCAAATGGTTCTAATGCAGGTAGGATTTCAGTCTATTGGGGCCAGAACGCTAACGAGGGCACGTTGGCCGAGGCTTGTGCCGCAGGGAACTACGAATTCGTCATCATAGCCTTCTTGCCAACCTTCGGCAATGGCCAGACCCCCATGATAAACCTGGCTGGTCATTGTGATCCTTACAGCAATGGTTGCACCGGCTTAAGCTCTGATATCAAATCATGCCAGGCCAAAGGCATCAAAGTCTTGTTGTCTTTGGGAGGTGGCGCCGGAAGCTACTCAATTGCGTCTGTCCAGGACGCGCATAACGTGGCCACATACCTTTGGAACAATTTTTTGGGGGGAACTTCATCGTCTCGCCCTCTCGGTCCTGCAGTGCTCGATGGCATTGACTTTGACATCGAAGGAGGATCAAACCAGCACTGGGACGACCTTGCCCGGTTTCTTAAAGGGTACGACAAGGTGTTGATAACTGCCGCGCCTCAATGCCCATTTCCTGATGCTTGGATAGGAAACGCCCTCAAATCGGGACTCTTCGACTATGTTTGGGTCCAATTCTACAACAACCCTCCATGCCAATACACTGCTGGGGGAATTGGGAATCTTGTAGCTGCATGGAAGCAGTGGACATCAAGCATCCCTGCCAACAAGATATTCCTCGGCCTACCGGCTGCCCCAACAGCTGCAGGCAGTGGCTTCATCCCTGCAACTACCCTTACTTCCAGTGTGCTTCCAGCAATCAAGGGTTCTGCTAAATATGGTGGCGTTATGCTGTGGTCCAGGTACTATGATGTTCAGAGTGGCTATAGCTCCTCCATCAAGAACCATGTCTGA